A section of the Thauera chlorobenzoica genome encodes:
- a CDS encoding phosphoribosyltransferase domain-containing protein, which produces MDRPPGLRTCLYDTARLEAVIDAMARQAAGLFSGREPLAVVGVLRRGAPLADRIGAAMARRYGIPAPLRLDLKIKRYADDLRLLHPETLLREDASQAALDLRGYGLLVVDDVLFTGHSLLRAVAHLAERQPAVIRVAALVDRGAAQLPVRADVTGVRLDIAPADIIECNVPPYEADFRIELLQPERGR; this is translated from the coding sequence ATGGATCGACCGCCCGGCCTGCGCACCTGTCTTTACGATACGGCCCGGCTCGAAGCCGTGATCGACGCCATGGCCCGTCAGGCCGCCGGCCTGTTCTCCGGTCGTGAGCCGCTCGCGGTGGTCGGCGTCCTGCGCCGGGGCGCGCCGCTGGCCGACCGCATCGGCGCTGCGATGGCGCGCCGTTACGGCATCCCTGCGCCGCTGCGCCTGGATCTGAAGATCAAGCGTTACGCCGACGATCTGCGCCTTCTTCACCCCGAAACCCTGCTCCGCGAAGACGCCTCCCAGGCTGCGCTCGATCTGCGCGGATACGGCCTGCTCGTCGTCGATGACGTGCTGTTTACCGGGCATTCCCTGCTGCGTGCCGTCGCCCACCTGGCGGAGCGGCAGCCTGCGGTCATCCGCGTCGCCGCCCTCGTCGATCGTGGCGCCGCGCAACTGCCGGTGCGCGCCGACGTGACCGGTGTCCGCCTCGACATCGCGCCGGCCGACATCATCGAATGCAACGTCCCGCCCTACGAGGCCGACTTCCGTATCGAACTGCTGCAGCCGGAGCGCGGACGCTGA
- a CDS encoding nicotinate phosphoribosyltransferase gives MNDSALVTDLYELTMLQAYFDEGMGARAVFELFVRALPPQRNFLVAAGLEQALDYLEQLHFTADELAWLSASGRFKPAFLDWLRGFRFSGDVDAMGEGTVFFADEPILRVEAPIGEAQFVESRLLNLLNFSTLIATKAARCVLAAPGKLLVDFGLRRAHGAEAGVLAARASYLAGFAGSATVLAGQRFGVPVFGTMAHAYIEAHELETEAFMQFSASQPSRVTLLIDTYDTEAAAARVVALAPALQARGAQLVAVRIDSGDLAAHAHRVRAIFDGGGLAEVGIFASGNLDEHRIAALLAAGAPIDGFGIGTQLTTSADAPALDSAYKLQSYAGVPRRKRSEGKATWPGAKQVYRRFAADGSLLCDHVTLLGEPPPAGCVALLQPVLRGGARLAPSPTLDALRGHAADNLARLPDALRRLEAAAAGESYPVHISPALQALAAEVDRRPH, from the coding sequence ATGAACGACAGCGCGCTGGTCACCGATCTCTACGAACTGACCATGCTGCAGGCCTATTTCGACGAAGGCATGGGCGCGCGCGCGGTGTTCGAACTGTTCGTGCGCGCCTTGCCGCCGCAGCGCAACTTCCTGGTCGCCGCCGGCCTCGAGCAGGCGCTCGATTACCTCGAGCAGCTGCACTTCACTGCCGACGAACTGGCCTGGCTGAGCGCCAGCGGGCGCTTCAAGCCCGCCTTCCTCGACTGGCTGCGCGGCTTCCGCTTCAGCGGCGACGTCGATGCGATGGGCGAGGGCACGGTGTTCTTCGCCGACGAGCCGATCCTGCGCGTCGAGGCGCCGATCGGCGAAGCGCAGTTCGTCGAGAGCCGGCTCCTCAACCTGCTCAACTTTTCCACCCTGATCGCAACCAAGGCCGCGCGCTGCGTGCTCGCCGCCCCCGGCAAGCTGCTCGTCGACTTCGGCCTGCGCCGTGCCCACGGCGCCGAAGCGGGGGTACTCGCGGCCCGCGCCAGCTACCTCGCCGGGTTTGCCGGCAGCGCCACGGTGCTCGCCGGCCAGCGCTTCGGCGTCCCGGTGTTCGGCACCATGGCGCACGCCTACATCGAGGCGCATGAGCTCGAAACCGAGGCCTTCATGCAGTTTTCGGCATCGCAGCCGAGCCGCGTGACACTGCTGATCGACACCTACGACACCGAAGCCGCCGCAGCCAGGGTCGTTGCCCTCGCTCCGGCGCTGCAGGCGCGCGGCGCCCAGCTGGTCGCGGTGCGGATCGACAGCGGCGACCTCGCTGCCCATGCGCACCGGGTACGCGCCATCTTCGATGGCGGCGGCCTTGCCGAGGTCGGCATCTTCGCCAGCGGCAACCTCGACGAGCACCGCATCGCTGCGCTGCTCGCCGCGGGGGCGCCGATCGACGGTTTCGGCATCGGCACCCAGCTCACCACCTCGGCCGACGCCCCCGCGCTCGACTCGGCCTACAAGCTCCAAAGCTATGCCGGCGTGCCGCGGCGCAAGCGCTCCGAAGGCAAGGCCACCTGGCCCGGCGCGAAGCAGGTGTATCGCCGCTTCGCGGCCGACGGTTCGCTCCTGTGCGACCATGTCACCCTCCTCGGGGAGCCACCGCCCGCCGGGTGCGTCGCGCTGCTCCAGCCGGTGCTGCGCGGCGGCGCGCGCCTGGCCCCGTCCCCGACGCTCGACGCCCTGCGCGGGCATGCCGCCGACAACCTCGCCCGCCTGCCGGATGCCTTGCGCCGGCTGGAAGCGGCCGCGGCGGGCGAGTCCTATCCGGTGCATATCTCGCCGGCGCTGCAGGCATTGGCCGCAGAAGTAGACCGCCGGCCACACTGA
- a CDS encoding ISL3 family transposase has product MNNQIEALFTTALGLQPPWQVAKVELNTAKRRIDFEVEHTGKRATCPACGVEQQLIHDRVRRSWRHLDFFQFEAWLHAEVPRVQCSGCGKTTQLPVPWAREGSGFTLLFEALGLSLCRELPVRQAANQMRVAPKRLWRRVRHYVEVARAKDDMSGVRHVGIDETSVKRGHQYITVVHDLAAKRLLFACPGRDHQTLGAFSEDMRAHGGDPVTIEHACIDMSAAYAKGISQSLPNAQISYDRFHVVALANAAMDEVRREEMRSSAAAVREAVGVHSKKTLRQLLWGMRKDSASWTRAQFEAMHWLQRSNLKSARAWRLKQALRLVYREARDSNSEELALGALTKWMSWARRSRLEPFKRLAATLKEHLGGVVHGMLDGRSNAYVEAMNGLLQKAKTAARGFRDPENFIAIAYLRMSKLEHLPKNPLVPAIPRDYGRYRHVC; this is encoded by the coding sequence ATGAACAACCAGATCGAAGCCCTCTTCACCACCGCACTTGGCCTGCAGCCGCCCTGGCAAGTCGCCAAGGTCGAGCTCAACACGGCCAAGCGGCGCATCGACTTCGAGGTCGAGCACACCGGCAAACGTGCGACCTGCCCGGCATGCGGGGTCGAGCAGCAGTTGATCCATGATCGCGTGCGCCGCAGTTGGCGACACCTGGACTTCTTCCAGTTCGAAGCCTGGCTCCATGCCGAGGTGCCGCGCGTGCAGTGCTCGGGCTGCGGCAAGACCACGCAGTTGCCGGTGCCGTGGGCACGCGAGGGCAGTGGCTTCACCTTGCTGTTCGAGGCGCTGGGCCTGTCGCTGTGCCGGGAATTGCCCGTGCGCCAGGCCGCCAATCAGATGCGGGTTGCACCAAAGCGGCTGTGGCGGCGGGTTCGCCACTACGTCGAGGTGGCGCGAGCCAAGGACGACATGTCGGGCGTGCGCCACGTGGGCATCGACGAGACCAGCGTCAAGCGTGGGCACCAGTACATCACCGTGGTGCATGACCTGGCGGCCAAGCGTTTGCTGTTCGCCTGCCCCGGTCGTGACCATCAAACCCTGGGGGCCTTTTCGGAGGACATGCGCGCGCATGGCGGCGATCCGGTCACCATCGAACACGCCTGCATCGACATGAGCGCGGCGTACGCCAAGGGGATCAGTCAGTCGCTGCCCAACGCCCAGATCAGCTACGACCGCTTTCACGTCGTGGCGCTTGCCAACGCGGCGATGGATGAGGTGCGACGCGAAGAGATGCGCAGCTCGGCCGCCGCCGTCCGCGAGGCGGTGGGCGTGCATAGCAAGAAGACCCTTCGCCAACTGCTGTGGGGCATGCGCAAGGACTCGGCGAGCTGGACTCGGGCGCAGTTCGAGGCGATGCACTGGCTGCAGCGCTCGAACCTGAAGAGCGCACGGGCCTGGCGACTCAAGCAGGCCCTGCGGCTGGTCTACCGCGAGGCGCGGGACAGCAACAGCGAAGAGCTCGCCCTGGGCGCATTGACGAAGTGGATGAGCTGGGCTCGACGCTCGCGGCTCGAGCCGTTCAAGCGCTTGGCGGCCACGTTGAAAGAGCATCTCGGCGGTGTCGTGCACGGCATGCTCGACGGGCGCAGCAACGCCTACGTCGAGGCGATGAACGGCCTGCTTCAGAAAGCGAAGACCGCCGCCCGAGGCTTCCGGGATCCCGAGAACTTCATCGCGATCGCCTACCTGCGAATGTCCAAGCTCGAGCATCTACCGAAGAACCCTCTGGTGCCGGCCATCCCCCGCGACTACGGGCGCTACCGTCATGTTTGTTGA
- a CDS encoding autotransporter assembly complex protein TamA, with product MSVPCRWLRALALALSVAAAGVGGAVQAQQALAVRLDAPDGVRPLLERHVRLLDRAGLILPDEAADRAAMIRRARREIADLLATEGHFSPRIRIDRSEAARWVVEVEPGPRTEVAAVDIAFEGEIVTADGAGQEQLDALRARWSLPVGAPFRQADWDGAKQGLLDAVSTRRYAVARIARSRAEIDPDSARARLTLTVDSGPAFYLGELVVEGLQHLPADLVARYSLLRKGAPYDREQLLAFQTGLQNTPHFGSVIVDIERDPAQAAAAPVRVQVTEALPKHFGVGAGYSTNTGARVEASYRDVNLRRRGWELSTGLRLEQRRHALYADIFLPPQGRHRDSFGALFEGSDLEGLKVTSQALGAARIETRGDIETRLALRLQHEKIEPDGALAQSSNTLTANWTWTKRAVDQLLDPTRGYVLEFQVGGGTAIALAEQDFVRLYSRFVRYWPVRGSDVFILRAEGGVTLADSREGIPQDFLFRAGGAQSVRGYDYQSLGVREGGATVGGRYLGTLSAEYVHWFEPQWGAAFFVDAGDAADSRTDFDLHAGYGIGARWRSPAGPLAIDLAWGQRERRLRLHFGVAIAF from the coding sequence GTGTCCGTACCGTGCCGATGGCTGCGTGCGCTGGCGCTGGCGCTGTCCGTGGCCGCGGCTGGCGTGGGGGGGGCGGTCCAGGCGCAGCAGGCGCTGGCGGTCAGGCTCGATGCCCCGGACGGGGTGAGGCCGCTGCTCGAGCGTCACGTGCGCCTGCTCGACCGCGCAGGACTGATCCTCCCCGACGAAGCGGCCGATCGCGCGGCGATGATCCGCCGTGCCCGGCGTGAAATTGCCGATCTGCTCGCGACTGAAGGCCATTTCAGCCCCCGCATCCGCATCGACCGCAGCGAAGCGGCGCGCTGGGTGGTCGAGGTCGAGCCGGGGCCGCGCACCGAAGTCGCCGCGGTGGACATCGCGTTCGAGGGCGAGATCGTCACCGCCGACGGCGCGGGGCAGGAACAACTCGACGCCTTGCGCGCGCGCTGGAGCCTGCCGGTGGGGGCGCCTTTCCGCCAGGCGGACTGGGACGGTGCCAAGCAGGGCCTGCTCGATGCCGTCAGCACGCGCCGCTACGCGGTCGCCCGCATCGCCCGCAGCCGCGCCGAGATCGACCCCGACAGCGCGCGTGCGCGGCTGACGCTGACGGTGGACAGCGGCCCGGCGTTCTACCTCGGGGAGTTGGTGGTCGAAGGCCTGCAGCATCTGCCCGCCGACCTGGTGGCGCGCTACAGCCTGCTGCGCAAGGGTGCGCCGTACGACCGCGAGCAGCTGCTGGCCTTCCAGACCGGGCTGCAGAACACGCCGCATTTCGGTTCGGTGATCGTCGATATCGAGCGTGACCCGGCGCAGGCCGCGGCGGCGCCGGTGCGGGTCCAGGTGACCGAGGCGCTGCCGAAGCATTTCGGCGTCGGCGCCGGCTATTCGACCAATACCGGGGCGCGGGTCGAAGCGTCCTATCGCGATGTCAACCTGCGCCGGCGTGGCTGGGAATTGTCCACCGGCCTGCGCCTGGAGCAGCGCCGCCACGCCCTCTACGCCGACATTTTCCTGCCGCCGCAGGGCCGCCATCGCGACAGCTTCGGCGCCCTGTTCGAGGGCAGCGATCTCGAAGGGCTGAAGGTGACTTCACAGGCGCTGGGGGCGGCGCGGATCGAAACCCGTGGCGACATCGAGACCCGGCTCGCGCTGCGCCTGCAGCATGAAAAGATCGAACCGGACGGAGCACTGGCGCAGTCGAGCAACACCCTGACCGCCAACTGGACGTGGACGAAGCGGGCCGTCGACCAGCTCCTCGACCCCACCCGTGGCTATGTGCTCGAGTTCCAGGTCGGCGGCGGCACGGCAATCGCCCTTGCCGAACAGGACTTCGTCCGCCTGTATTCGCGCTTCGTGCGTTATTGGCCGGTACGCGGCAGCGATGTCTTCATCCTGCGCGCCGAAGGGGGCGTCACCCTCGCCGACAGCCGCGAAGGCATTCCGCAGGACTTCCTCTTTCGGGCCGGCGGCGCCCAGTCGGTGCGCGGCTACGACTACCAGAGCCTGGGCGTCCGCGAAGGCGGGGCCACGGTCGGCGGGCGCTATCTGGGCACGCTCAGTGCCGAGTATGTGCACTGGTTCGAGCCGCAATGGGGGGCAGCCTTCTTCGTCGATGCCGGCGATGCCGCCGACTCGCGCACGGACTTCGACCTGCATGCCGGCTACGGCATCGGCGCGCGCTGGCGCAGTCCGGCCGGACCGCTGGCGATCGACCTCGCATGGGGGCAGCGGGAGCGCAGGCTGCGGTTGCACTTCGGCGTGGCGATCGCGTTCTGA
- a CDS encoding nicotinamidase, producing the protein MSASHTALQPDSATFAPQPGDALIVVDVQRDFLPGGALGVPGGDRVVPRLNRYIARFDECGLPVIFTRDWHPPDHCSFRQAGGPWPPHCIAGSAGAAFAPGLAVPAAAHIVSKAATPEADAYSGFQGTGLEALLHGLGCRRLFVGGLATDYCVRATVLDALAAGFSTVLLADAVRAVDVHPGDGKRAEQEMAAAGARPLSFERRRGARP; encoded by the coding sequence ATGTCCGCCAGCCACACCGCCCTCCAGCCTGATTCCGCAACGTTCGCGCCCCAGCCCGGCGATGCCCTCATCGTCGTCGATGTGCAGCGCGATTTTCTCCCCGGCGGCGCCCTCGGCGTTCCGGGCGGAGACCGGGTCGTCCCGCGCCTGAACCGCTACATCGCACGCTTCGACGAATGCGGACTGCCGGTGATCTTCACCCGCGACTGGCATCCGCCCGACCACTGCTCGTTCCGCCAAGCCGGCGGGCCCTGGCCGCCGCACTGCATCGCCGGCAGCGCGGGCGCCGCGTTCGCCCCCGGGCTCGCAGTCCCGGCCGCCGCCCATATCGTCTCCAAGGCCGCCACGCCCGAGGCCGACGCCTACTCCGGCTTCCAGGGCACCGGCCTCGAAGCGCTGCTCCACGGCCTGGGCTGCCGGCGCCTGTTCGTCGGCGGCCTGGCCACCGACTACTGCGTCCGCGCCACGGTGCTGGACGCGCTCGCGGCCGGTTTTTCCACGGTGCTGCTGGCCGATGCGGTCCGCGCCGTCGACGTCCATCCCGGCGACGGCAAGCGCGCCGAGCAGGAGATGGCCGCCGCCGGTGCGCGGCCGCTGTCGTTCGAGCGGCGGCGCGGGGCACGGCCATGA